The following are encoded in a window of Cupriavidus oxalaticus genomic DNA:
- a CDS encoding fused MFS/spermidine synthase, which translates to MREAHAGANAGKQQGRHRSGKPRRAESAALQAGQGQVALDGAVLAPTLLLFVSGTAGLIYQVLWIKQLALVVGVDVHAVTTAVGAFFAGLALGGWLFGRVADRHAQPLRLYAWLEIAVLVLAIGATLALARAAAPFAWLESRVGLLAWALPFVLVILPAAAMGGTLPVLMRVLASRPGYIGTHGGRLYAANTAGAIAGTLLAGFVLIPWLGITGSALAAATLNGLAAVAALALASRTVPAQEPAATAAAPASAEPARDAGDGRLALGLYAAAGGIALGYEVVWSQAIVQFISTRTFAFTVVLATYLAGLAIGSALAARRADRARDPWGAFAILIAAAGLVALLEIVVLGEWLLRAQAAASAWVQSATSNGLAAACASFAVAALCVVFVPTLLLGAAFPFVLRVGVDNHRLGAGVGAVVALNTLGGIVGTAVAGFVLVPRIGLVHTLSLLAVGAGIVGVIAVALGSGVRKPARWAVPMVALLAVIAAALAPADRLATLLAHARGGDMVFYEEGRGATVAVVKQSSPSHTFNRLYIQGVSNSGDTMTSLRYMRLQALLPLIIHGGTPRSALVIGLGTGITAGAMLPYPGLEHRVVAELLPPVLRAVPQFQGNFGVAGDKRVDIRLRDGRRELLQSEQRYDLITLEPPPPSAAGVVNLYSTDFYRLAAARLQPGGLVAQWLPLPTQNDEDTRSLVRSFLDVFPHATLWTTELHEMMLVGSLSPITLDAAPIRQRFAEPDVAAALRAVGVASPAALLATWVTDRAGLERYVGDAPAVTDDRPRIEYATWVRRVEFPQVLQRLLTLQTEPPLTGADAGLVADIGRERETLHTFYTAGLDAYYGDRNAWALHMQQVMRADPDNPYYAWFGGRHRTPGPAPSRNAP; encoded by the coding sequence ATGAGAGAAGCGCATGCCGGCGCAAACGCCGGCAAGCAGCAAGGGCGGCACAGATCCGGCAAACCGCGGCGCGCGGAAAGCGCCGCCTTGCAGGCAGGGCAGGGCCAGGTGGCGCTAGACGGCGCCGTGCTGGCACCTACCCTGTTGCTTTTCGTCTCGGGCACGGCCGGACTGATCTACCAGGTTCTCTGGATCAAGCAGCTGGCGCTGGTGGTCGGCGTGGATGTGCACGCCGTCACCACCGCCGTAGGTGCATTCTTTGCCGGCCTGGCACTCGGTGGCTGGCTGTTCGGGCGCGTGGCCGACCGCCATGCGCAACCGCTGAGGCTGTATGCGTGGCTCGAAATCGCCGTGCTGGTGCTGGCCATTGGCGCCACGCTGGCGCTCGCACGGGCCGCAGCGCCGTTCGCATGGCTGGAAAGCCGCGTCGGGCTGCTGGCCTGGGCGTTGCCGTTCGTGCTGGTGATCCTGCCCGCGGCGGCCATGGGCGGCACGCTGCCGGTGCTGATGCGCGTGCTGGCGTCGCGCCCCGGCTACATCGGCACGCACGGCGGACGCCTGTATGCCGCCAACACCGCGGGGGCCATTGCCGGCACGCTGCTGGCGGGCTTCGTGCTGATCCCGTGGCTCGGTATCACGGGCAGCGCGCTGGCCGCGGCCACGCTAAACGGTCTTGCTGCGGTTGCGGCGCTGGCCCTGGCTTCGCGCACGGTGCCTGCGCAGGAACCGGCCGCCACCGCTGCCGCGCCGGCATCCGCCGAGCCGGCGCGCGATGCCGGCGACGGGCGGCTGGCGCTGGGGCTCTATGCCGCCGCGGGCGGCATCGCGCTGGGTTATGAAGTGGTGTGGTCGCAGGCCATCGTGCAGTTCATCAGCACGCGCACCTTTGCCTTCACGGTGGTGCTTGCGACCTACCTTGCGGGCCTTGCCATCGGCAGTGCGCTCGCGGCGCGGCGGGCTGATCGCGCACGAGACCCATGGGGCGCGTTCGCGATACTGATCGCGGCCGCGGGACTGGTGGCGCTGCTCGAAATCGTGGTGCTCGGCGAGTGGCTGCTGCGGGCCCAGGCGGCGGCATCGGCGTGGGTGCAGTCGGCCACGTCGAACGGCCTGGCGGCCGCCTGCGCGAGCTTCGCGGTGGCCGCGCTGTGTGTGGTGTTCGTGCCCACGCTGCTGCTGGGCGCGGCCTTCCCGTTCGTGCTGCGCGTGGGCGTGGACAACCACCGGCTTGGCGCCGGCGTGGGCGCGGTGGTGGCGCTCAATACGCTGGGCGGCATCGTCGGCACGGCGGTGGCTGGGTTTGTGCTGGTGCCGCGCATCGGACTGGTGCATACGCTGTCGCTGCTGGCCGTGGGCGCCGGCATTGTCGGCGTCATCGCCGTGGCGCTCGGCTCGGGTGTACGCAAGCCGGCGCGCTGGGCCGTGCCGATGGTGGCGCTGCTCGCGGTAATTGCCGCGGCGCTCGCGCCCGCGGACCGGCTCGCCACGCTGCTGGCGCACGCACGTGGCGGCGACATGGTGTTCTACGAGGAAGGCCGCGGCGCCACCGTGGCGGTGGTGAAGCAGTCGTCCCCGAGCCACACATTCAACCGCCTCTATATCCAGGGCGTGTCGAATTCCGGCGACACCATGACGTCGCTGCGCTACATGCGGTTGCAGGCGCTGCTGCCGCTGATCATTCACGGCGGCACGCCGCGCTCGGCGCTGGTGATCGGCCTCGGCACCGGTATCACGGCCGGTGCCATGCTGCCGTATCCAGGCCTCGAGCACCGCGTGGTGGCAGAACTGCTGCCGCCGGTGCTGCGTGCCGTGCCGCAGTTCCAGGGCAACTTCGGCGTGGCCGGAGACAAGCGCGTTGATATCCGCCTGCGCGACGGCCGGCGCGAGCTGCTGCAGAGCGAGCAGCGCTACGACCTGATCACGCTGGAGCCGCCGCCGCCTTCGGCCGCAGGCGTGGTCAACCTGTACTCGACCGATTTCTATCGCCTCGCCGCGGCACGGCTGCAACCGGGCGGGCTGGTCGCGCAATGGCTGCCGTTGCCCACGCAGAACGACGAAGACACGCGCTCGCTGGTGCGCAGTTTCCTCGACGTGTTTCCGCATGCGACGCTGTGGACCACCGAACTGCACGAGATGATGCTGGTGGGCTCCCTGTCGCCCATCACACTCGATGCGGCGCCTATCCGCCAGCGCTTTGCGGAGCCAGACGTCGCGGCGGCGCTGCGGGCGGTGGGCGTGGCGTCGCCGGCTGCGCTGCTGGCGACCTGGGTGACGGACCGCGCGGGCCTGGAGCGCTATGTCGGCGATGCGCCCGCCGTGACCGACGACCGTCCGCGCATCGAATACGCGACCTGGGTGCGGCGCGTCGAGTTCCCGCAGGTGCTGCAGCGCCTGCTGACGCTGCAGACCGAGCCGCCGCTGACGGGTGCCGATGCCGGGCTCGTCGCCGACATCGGGCGCGAACGCGAAACGCTGCACACCTTCTACACCGCCGGCCTCGACGCCTATTACGGCGACCGCAACGCCTGGGCGCTGCATATGCAACAGGTGATGCGTGCCGATCCTGACAACCCTTACTACGCCTGGTTCGGGGGGCGCCACCGAACACCCGGCCCGGCGCCATCGAGGAATGCCCCATGA
- a CDS encoding arylsulfatase, whose product MAAAVFAIAGCGKKETPPKEQQPAAQAPATAPAPTSAAPVPSRENPPVAASAPVAAASAPALAATAPSGKKPNILVIFGDDIGQTNISAYSHGVVGYRTPNIDRIAQEGMMFTDYYGENSCTAGRSTFITGEVGLRTGLLKVGVPGAAVGLQAQNVTIAQALKPLGYATGQFGKNHLGDRNEYLPTAHGFDEFFGNLYHLNAEEEPERPYYPKNDEAWVKANAPRGVIHSFADGKVEDTGPLNRKRMETIDDETTTAAIGFMEKQIKADKPFFVWMNMTRMHLFTHVRESMRGQSGMPGNEYADGMIEHDGHVGKLLKSLDELKVADNTIVIYTTDNGPNQFSWPDAATTPFRSEKDTNWEGAFRVPALVRWPGRIKPNTVSTTMMSGLDWFPTLLAAAGDADIKERLLKGASIGGKSFKVHLDGYNFLPYLTGQSNTGPRQDFYYFNDDGVLVAMRHNDWKFVFCEQREPGGFQVWANPFTCLRVPKAFNLRMDPYERADIVSDQYYDWTAKNAYMMSYASSRVAPFLQTFKDYPPSQRPASFTIDQMTEALMKSLDKGAAGGK is encoded by the coding sequence ATGGCCGCCGCCGTGTTTGCGATCGCGGGCTGCGGCAAGAAGGAGACGCCGCCCAAGGAGCAGCAGCCGGCGGCACAGGCACCCGCCACGGCGCCGGCACCCACGTCGGCCGCGCCGGTGCCGTCCAGGGAGAATCCGCCGGTCGCAGCGAGCGCGCCGGTTGCGGCGGCTTCGGCGCCCGCGCTGGCGGCCACCGCGCCGTCCGGCAAGAAGCCCAACATCCTCGTCATCTTTGGCGATGACATCGGGCAGACCAACATCAGCGCCTACAGCCACGGTGTGGTGGGCTATCGCACGCCCAACATCGACCGCATCGCCCAGGAAGGCATGATGTTTACCGACTACTACGGCGAGAACAGCTGCACGGCGGGCCGATCCACTTTCATCACGGGTGAAGTCGGCTTGCGCACGGGCCTGCTGAAGGTTGGCGTTCCGGGGGCGGCGGTCGGCCTGCAAGCGCAGAACGTGACCATCGCACAGGCGCTCAAGCCGCTTGGCTATGCAACCGGCCAGTTTGGCAAGAACCACCTGGGCGATCGCAACGAGTACCTGCCGACCGCGCATGGTTTCGACGAATTCTTCGGCAACCTCTACCACCTCAATGCGGAAGAGGAGCCGGAGCGCCCGTACTACCCGAAGAACGACGAGGCCTGGGTCAAGGCGAATGCACCGCGTGGGGTCATCCACTCCTTTGCCGACGGCAAGGTAGAAGATACCGGCCCGCTCAACCGCAAGCGCATGGAGACCATCGACGACGAAACCACGACGGCGGCGATCGGCTTCATGGAAAAGCAGATCAAGGCCGACAAGCCGTTCTTCGTGTGGATGAACATGACGCGCATGCACTTGTTCACCCACGTGCGCGAGTCGATGCGCGGGCAGAGCGGCATGCCGGGCAATGAATATGCGGACGGCATGATCGAGCACGACGGGCATGTCGGCAAGCTGCTCAAGTCACTGGATGAACTGAAGGTCGCCGACAACACGATCGTGATCTACACGACGGACAACGGCCCGAACCAGTTCAGCTGGCCGGACGCCGCAACCACGCCATTCCGCAGCGAGAAGGATACCAACTGGGAAGGGGCGTTCCGCGTGCCGGCGCTTGTCCGGTGGCCCGGCCGCATCAAGCCCAACACGGTGTCCACGACCATGATGTCCGGGCTCGACTGGTTCCCGACCCTGCTGGCGGCGGCCGGCGATGCAGACATCAAGGAGCGGCTGCTCAAGGGCGCCAGCATTGGCGGAAAGTCCTTCAAGGTGCACCTGGACGGCTACAACTTCCTGCCATACCTGACGGGTCAGAGCAATACCGGGCCACGCCAGGATTTCTACTACTTCAACGATGATGGTGTGCTGGTTGCGATGCGGCACAACGACTGGAAGTTCGTCTTCTGCGAGCAGCGCGAGCCGGGCGGTTTCCAGGTGTGGGCGAACCCGTTCACGTGCCTGCGCGTGCCAAAGGCATTTAACCTGCGCATGGATCCCTACGAGCGCGCGGATATCGTGTCCGATCAGTACTATGACTGGACCGCGAAGAATGCATACATGATGAGCTATGCATCGTCGCGGGTAGCGCCGTTCCTCCAGACGTTCAAGGACTATCCACCCAGCCAGAGGCCGGCAAGCTTCACCATTGACCAGATGACCGAGGCGTTGATGAAGTCCCTCGACAAGGGGGCGGCGGGCGGAAAGTAA
- a CDS encoding HAD family hydrolase, with product MSMPPDSVLRASASRKTIAALCAVLALSGLQLSGCTAPAGPAAPAAQAAATQAQPAEQALPSWRDGAARQALLKFVADVTRPGSPTFVPPEARVAVFDNDGTLWSEQPLYFQFFFLLDQVRAAAPQHPEWRNNAAFKALMANDMNALMANQKQLLGLIATANSGMSVDEYDRTIRDWLSRARHPKFNRPYTELVYQPQLELLSYLRANGFKTYIVSGGTIDFMRPWSQQIYGIPPEQVIGSSQAVRYMVRDGKPVLIRDPKLDFIDDGPGKPVGIYRHIGRRPILAVGNSDGDLQMLEYTAGGDGPRMAVLVHHDDAEREFAYDRQSKVGKLDKALDAARAKGWTVVSMKQDWQQIYPAGKP from the coding sequence ATGAGCATGCCCCCCGACAGCGTCTTGCGCGCCAGCGCATCGCGCAAGACGATCGCCGCACTGTGCGCTGTGCTGGCGCTTTCCGGACTGCAGCTCTCCGGCTGCACCGCGCCCGCCGGACCTGCGGCCCCTGCGGCACAGGCCGCTGCCACCCAGGCGCAGCCCGCCGAACAGGCCCTGCCATCGTGGCGCGACGGCGCCGCGCGTCAGGCGCTGCTCAAGTTCGTGGCCGACGTGACGCGCCCGGGCTCGCCCACCTTCGTGCCACCCGAGGCGCGCGTGGCGGTGTTCGACAACGACGGCACGCTGTGGAGCGAGCAGCCGCTGTACTTCCAGTTCTTCTTCCTGCTCGACCAGGTCCGGGCCGCCGCGCCGCAGCATCCGGAATGGCGCAACAATGCCGCGTTCAAGGCGCTGATGGCCAACGACATGAACGCGCTGATGGCAAACCAGAAGCAGCTGCTCGGTTTGATTGCCACGGCCAACAGCGGCATGAGCGTGGACGAGTACGACCGCACCATCCGCGACTGGCTGTCCAGGGCGCGCCATCCCAAGTTCAACCGGCCCTATACCGAGCTGGTCTACCAGCCGCAGCTCGAACTGCTGTCCTACCTGCGCGCCAACGGCTTCAAGACCTATATCGTCTCCGGCGGCACCATCGATTTCATGCGGCCGTGGAGCCAGCAGATCTATGGCATCCCGCCCGAGCAGGTGATCGGCTCGTCCCAGGCCGTGCGCTACATGGTGCGCGACGGCAAGCCCGTGCTGATTCGCGATCCCAAGCTCGACTTTATCGATGACGGCCCCGGCAAGCCGGTCGGCATCTACCGCCATATCGGCCGCCGGCCAATCCTCGCCGTCGGCAATTCCGACGGCGACCTGCAGATGCTCGAGTACACCGCCGGCGGCGACGGTCCGCGCATGGCGGTGCTGGTGCATCACGACGATGCCGAGCGGGAGTTCGCCTACGACCGCCAGTCCAAGGTGGGCAAGCTGGACAAGGCCCTGGATGCGGCCAGGGCCAAGGGCTGGACCGTGGTCAGCATGAAGCAGGACTGGCAGCAGATCTATCCGGCCGGCAAGCCATGA
- a CDS encoding formylglycine-generating enzyme family protein: MALLVCAGIVAGAGGSWWYAQSRDGKAPGVVEGDGKNGPLGMVRVPGGEFLMGSDSKMAQANEKPAHKVRVHAFWMDKHHVTNAEFRKFVEATGYVTTAERAPDWETLKVQLPPGTPRPPDSAMVAGGMVFVGTPRPVPLQDYSRWWRYVPGADWRHPGGPGTSIEGKDDHPVVQVSYEDAQAYAKWAGKRLPTEAEWEFAARGGLEQATYAWGDQFAPAGKQMANVWQGQQNQPFPVVSPVVSPVVSPVVSPKAGGALGTSPVGTFPPNGYGLSDMTGNAWQWVADWYRADQFRREAGKAQPIENPAGPLASWDPSEPGVPVNAPKRVTRGGSFLCNEDYCLSYRPSARRGTDPFNSMSHLGFRLAMDDSRWAEMRRNAPHMPLAMGGQPKPASR; the protein is encoded by the coding sequence ATGGCCCTGCTCGTCTGTGCCGGCATCGTGGCAGGCGCGGGCGGCAGCTGGTGGTACGCGCAGTCGCGCGACGGCAAGGCGCCAGGGGTGGTGGAAGGCGACGGCAAGAACGGCCCGCTCGGCATGGTCCGTGTGCCCGGCGGCGAATTCCTGATGGGCAGCGACAGCAAGATGGCGCAGGCCAACGAGAAGCCGGCGCACAAGGTGCGCGTGCATGCCTTCTGGATGGACAAGCACCACGTCACCAATGCCGAGTTCCGCAAGTTTGTCGAGGCCACGGGGTACGTCACCACGGCGGAGCGGGCGCCGGACTGGGAAACCCTGAAGGTACAGCTGCCCCCCGGCACGCCGCGTCCGCCCGACAGCGCGATGGTGGCCGGCGGCATGGTCTTTGTCGGCACGCCGCGTCCGGTGCCGCTGCAGGACTATTCGCGCTGGTGGCGCTATGTACCCGGCGCCGACTGGCGTCATCCGGGCGGTCCCGGTACCTCGATCGAAGGCAAGGACGACCATCCGGTGGTGCAGGTGTCTTACGAAGATGCGCAGGCCTACGCCAAATGGGCCGGCAAGCGCCTGCCCACCGAAGCGGAGTGGGAGTTCGCCGCCCGTGGCGGGCTGGAGCAGGCCACCTACGCATGGGGCGACCAGTTCGCGCCCGCCGGCAAGCAGATGGCCAACGTCTGGCAGGGCCAGCAGAACCAGCCGTTTCCCGTTGTCAGCCCGGTAGTCAGCCCAGTAGTCAGCCCAGTAGTCAGCCCCAAGGCCGGCGGCGCGCTTGGCACCAGCCCGGTCGGCACGTTCCCGCCCAACGGCTACGGGCTGTCCGACATGACCGGCAATGCCTGGCAATGGGTCGCCGACTGGTATCGCGCCGACCAGTTCCGGCGCGAAGCCGGCAAGGCGCAGCCGATCGAGAATCCGGCCGGCCCGCTGGCCTCGTGGGATCCCAGCGAGCCCGGCGTACCGGTCAACGCGCCCAAGCGCGTGACGCGCGGCGGCTCGTTCCTCTGCAACGAAGACTACTGCCTGAGCTACCGCCCCAGCGCGCGGCGCGGGACGGATCCTTTCAACAGCATGTCGCACCTTGGCTTCCGGCTGGCGATGGACGACAGCCGCTGGGCCGAGATGCGCCGCAATGCGCCCCATATGCCGCTGGCGATGGGCGGACAGCCGAAACCGGCGTCACGCTGA
- a CDS encoding Bug family tripartite tricarboxylate transporter substrate binding protein, translating into MQADRRKALQWLGAGSLATTASALGLGLGLGHARAQSGQSTASNYPSRPVRLVVPYPPGGATDVLARALGEPLGKLWQRPVIVENRPGVGGMIGADVVAKAAPDGYTLLLALPSLVQTPYMVAKPPFDPLRDLTAIGQLCTSSLVLTANSAMPRTLPEVVSLARSQPNKISYGTYGIGTGAHLYMQVFTTGAGAEMLHVPYKGEAPIATDLIGGQISLGTLSPMTVRQHARTGKLQPLAVTGNTRAPMLPDVPTFQELGYKGLDGPAWLGLFTTAGTPQPIVEKISADVETVMAAADIRQRMADLGLIVKTSRPAAFAAVAKADQAYWGNVIKEYNIRLD; encoded by the coding sequence ATGCAAGCTGACCGACGCAAAGCCCTGCAGTGGCTGGGGGCAGGCTCCCTCGCCACCACGGCTTCTGCACTTGGTCTTGGTCTTGGCCTCGGCCATGCCCGAGCCCAGTCAGGACAGTCCACCGCGTCGAACTATCCGTCGCGGCCGGTACGGCTGGTCGTGCCCTACCCGCCGGGCGGCGCCACCGACGTGCTGGCACGCGCGCTCGGCGAACCGCTCGGCAAGCTGTGGCAGCGCCCCGTCATCGTCGAGAACCGCCCCGGCGTCGGCGGCATGATCGGCGCCGACGTGGTGGCCAAGGCGGCGCCGGACGGCTACACGCTGCTGCTGGCGCTGCCCAGCCTGGTGCAGACGCCCTATATGGTGGCCAAGCCCCCGTTCGATCCGCTGCGCGACCTGACTGCCATCGGCCAGTTGTGCACCTCCAGCCTGGTGCTGACCGCCAACAGCGCCATGCCGCGCACGCTGCCCGAGGTGGTCAGCCTGGCCAGGTCGCAGCCGAACAAGATTTCCTACGGCACTTATGGCATCGGCACCGGCGCCCATCTCTATATGCAGGTGTTCACGACCGGTGCCGGCGCCGAAATGCTGCACGTCCCGTACAAGGGCGAAGCGCCGATCGCCACCGACCTGATCGGCGGCCAGATCTCGCTGGGTACGCTGTCGCCGATGACCGTGCGCCAGCACGCGCGCACCGGCAAGCTGCAGCCGCTGGCCGTGACCGGCAACACCCGCGCGCCGATGCTGCCTGACGTGCCCACCTTCCAGGAACTCGGCTACAAGGGGCTGGACGGCCCGGCCTGGCTCGGCCTGTTCACCACGGCCGGGACGCCGCAGCCTATCGTCGAGAAGATTTCCGCGGATGTGGAGACGGTGATGGCCGCGGCCGATATCCGGCAGCGCATGGCCGACCTGGGGCTGATCGTCAAGACTTCGCGCCCCGCCGCGTTCGCGGCGGTGGCGAAGGCTGACCAGGCTTATTGGGGGAACGTGATCAAGGAGTACAACATCCGGCTGGATTGA
- a CDS encoding CaiB/BaiF CoA transferase family protein, whose product MATVVAAPFSATLCGDMGADVVKLELPDGSDPLRSLEPVTDAHALYWKVTNRGKRGISLDVRTPRGKEIFLKLLPQFDVLVENFRTGTLARWGLDIETLRAANPGLVVLRLTGFGQTGPYAQRPGFARIFEAMSGFTNLAGSPESGPMHMNYPVGDMVAGLFGAFAIATAVAERRARPGLPGREIDLAATEALFRLLEPLAVEYEQLGRVRQRAGNRTTYAAPSNMYRTSDDVWVSVVASSDATFRRLAEAMAAPQLAHAADYATNAGRVRNLDALDAQIAAWFAGRSYADAASALDACQVPFSKVFSIADIVEDPQMRAREAIVRLPDAELGSVPAPCVVPRFSGYAPAAPRCGPAVGEHNALVYGALGLEASELRALREAGVI is encoded by the coding sequence ATGGCCACTGTGGTGGCGGCACCGTTCTCGGCCACGCTGTGCGGCGACATGGGCGCCGATGTCGTCAAGCTGGAGCTGCCCGATGGCAGCGATCCGCTGCGCTCGCTCGAGCCCGTCACCGACGCGCACGCGCTGTACTGGAAGGTGACCAACCGCGGCAAGCGCGGCATCTCGCTGGACGTGCGCACACCGCGCGGCAAGGAGATCTTCCTGAAACTGCTGCCGCAGTTCGATGTCCTGGTCGAGAACTTCCGCACCGGCACGCTGGCGCGCTGGGGGCTGGATATCGAGACCCTGCGCGCGGCCAACCCCGGCCTGGTGGTATTGCGGCTGACCGGCTTCGGCCAGACCGGACCGTATGCGCAGCGGCCGGGGTTTGCGCGGATCTTTGAAGCGATGAGCGGGTTCACCAACCTGGCAGGTTCGCCGGAGAGCGGGCCGATGCACATGAACTACCCGGTCGGCGACATGGTCGCTGGCTTGTTCGGCGCCTTTGCCATCGCCACCGCAGTGGCGGAGCGGCGCGCGCGGCCTGGCCTGCCCGGCCGCGAGATCGACCTGGCGGCCACGGAAGCACTGTTCCGGCTGCTGGAGCCGCTGGCGGTGGAGTACGAGCAACTGGGCCGCGTGCGCCAGCGCGCGGGCAATCGAACTACCTATGCGGCACCGTCCAATATGTACCGGACCTCGGATGACGTCTGGGTGTCGGTGGTGGCATCGTCCGATGCCACCTTCCGCCGCCTGGCAGAGGCGATGGCCGCGCCGCAGCTCGCGCACGCGGCCGACTACGCCACCAACGCCGGCCGCGTGCGCAACCTCGATGCGCTCGACGCGCAGATCGCGGCCTGGTTTGCCGGCAGGTCCTACGCGGATGCGGCTTCGGCGCTTGATGCTTGCCAGGTGCCGTTCAGCAAGGTGTTCAGCATCGCCGACATTGTCGAAGATCCGCAGATGCGCGCGCGCGAGGCGATCGTGCGCCTGCCGGATGCCGAGCTTGGGTCAGTGCCGGCGCCATGCGTGGTGCCGAGATTCTCCGGCTACGCACCGGCCGCGCCGCGCTGCGGGCCGGCCGTGGGCGAGCACAATGCGCTGGTCTATGGCGCGTTGGGACTGGAGGCGAGCGAGTTGCGCGCACTGCGGGAAGCGGGCGTCATCTGA
- a CDS encoding IclR family transcriptional regulator yields MERTPLPGLASADELSTDRQFASNLARGLDVLRAFTPGSPVLGNQDIVARTGLPKATVSRLTYTLGLLGFLSRVPGNQKYRLGAGVLALAYPMLAGLAIRQIARPYMEAIARETGCTVNLGMRERLTVVYVDSCRVDPGNVYQPDIGSTRPLLSTSIGRAVLLACGAEERAAVLNRLRVEDAERFAREQPMWIAEQAHYAAHGFCLSRGEWRTDIHAIAVPIRQSLHEDPFALNCTVAAARDRDDMLARTVAQKLREGVRQIELACAR; encoded by the coding sequence ATGGAACGCACCCCACTGCCCGGCCTTGCCAGCGCCGACGAACTCTCTACCGATCGCCAGTTCGCCAGCAACCTGGCACGCGGGCTGGACGTGCTGCGGGCATTCACGCCGGGCAGCCCGGTGCTGGGCAACCAGGACATCGTGGCGCGGACCGGACTGCCCAAGGCAACGGTGTCGCGCCTGACGTACACGCTCGGCCTGCTTGGCTTTTTGAGCCGGGTGCCGGGCAACCAGAAGTACCGGCTCGGCGCGGGCGTGCTGGCGCTGGCGTATCCGATGCTTGCCGGGCTGGCCATCCGCCAGATCGCGCGGCCCTATATGGAAGCCATCGCCCGCGAAACCGGATGCACGGTGAACCTGGGAATGCGCGAGCGGCTGACGGTGGTGTACGTGGACAGCTGCCGCGTCGATCCGGGCAACGTGTACCAGCCCGACATCGGCAGTACGCGGCCCTTGCTGTCCACCTCGATCGGCCGCGCCGTGCTGCTGGCGTGCGGGGCGGAAGAGCGCGCTGCGGTGCTGAACCGGCTGCGCGTGGAAGATGCCGAGCGCTTTGCGCGGGAGCAGCCGATGTGGATCGCGGAACAGGCGCACTACGCGGCGCACGGCTTTTGCCTGAGCCGCGGCGAATGGCGAACGGACATTCATGCGATTGCCGTGCCGATCCGGCAATCGCTGCATGAAGACCCGTTCGCGCTGAACTGCACCGTCGCCGCCGCGCGCGACCGTGACGACATGCTGGCGCGCACGGTCGCGCAGAAGTTGCGCGAAGGCGTGAGGCAGATCGAGCTGGCGTGCGCGCGTTGA
- a CDS encoding Bug family tripartite tricarboxylate transporter substrate binding protein, which produces MQSTQPARRRLLAAMLGCAALAPAVAFGAADSADRFPARPVRIIVPFSAGGVVDTVTRATAERMAQLLRQPVIVENRTGAGGAIGTDIAARATPDGYTLLAVSPSYVVGPLLNSAINWKGARDFRAVAGFGVVPNVIVVPASSRLRSLPELLDAARSQPGALTYASAGVGTSNHLSGELLAQMTDIKLTHVPYKGQPEALTDVLGARVSMMALTAAIARQQVQSGKLRALAVTSAKRSAALPDVPTVAEAARLPGYEVGAWLGLVAPHATPDAVVRKLAEAAAQAVSDPAVVKRLADLGMDVAPQSAPAFDRYLDSESQKWTRVLKTAGITAQ; this is translated from the coding sequence ATGCAATCCACTCAACCAGCGCGCCGGCGTCTGCTGGCCGCCATGCTCGGCTGCGCCGCGCTCGCGCCTGCCGTGGCCTTTGGCGCCGCCGACAGCGCCGACAGGTTTCCCGCCCGCCCCGTTCGCATCATCGTGCCGTTTTCTGCAGGCGGCGTGGTCGACACCGTCACCCGCGCCACCGCCGAGCGCATGGCCCAGTTGCTGCGCCAACCTGTCATCGTCGAGAACCGTACCGGTGCGGGCGGCGCCATCGGCACCGACATCGCCGCCAGGGCCACGCCGGACGGCTATACGCTGCTCGCCGTCAGTCCCAGCTACGTGGTCGGACCGCTGCTCAACAGCGCGATCAACTGGAAAGGCGCACGCGACTTTCGCGCGGTGGCGGGCTTTGGCGTGGTACCCAACGTGATCGTGGTGCCAGCATCGTCGCGGCTGCGCAGCCTGCCCGAATTGCTAGACGCCGCGCGCAGCCAGCCCGGTGCGCTGACCTACGCCAGCGCCGGCGTGGGAACCTCCAACCACCTCTCCGGCGAACTGCTCGCGCAAATGACCGATATCAAGTTGACGCATGTGCCGTACAAGGGCCAGCCCGAGGCGCTGACGGACGTGCTGGGCGCGCGCGTGTCGATGATGGCACTGACCGCGGCAATCGCTCGCCAGCAGGTCCAGAGCGGCAAGCTGCGGGCACTCGCGGTAACTTCCGCCAAACGGTCCGCGGCGTTGCCAGATGTTCCCACGGTTGCCGAAGCTGCGCGCCTGCCCGGCTACGAAGTGGGCGCGTGGCTAGGACTGGTCGCGCCGCACGCCACGCCCGACGCCGTCGTGCGCAAGCTGGCGGAGGCCGCGGCGCAGGCCGTCAGCGATCCCGCCGTGGTCAAGCGCCTGGCCGACCTCGGCATGGACGTCGCCCCGCAATCCGCACCCGCTTTCGACCGCTACCTGGACAGCGAGTCGCAGAAATGGACCCGCGTGCTGAAAACCGCCGGCATCACCGCCCAGTAG